CTCTCGGCGACGTCGTCCTCGCGCAATTCCTCGAGGAGCAGGGCGCGCAGATGCGCCGGCATGTCGTCCTGCACTTCGACGCGAACGACCTCGCCGAAGCGGCGCTGGAAGACCTGCTCTTCAATCGTCGCGAGCAGGTCCTCCGGCTCTTCGACCGGAATGTCGAGGTCCGAATAGCGCGTGATGCGGAAGACGTACGACGCCACGACTTCCATGCCCGAAAAGAGCGCCGTCAGATTCGCGCCGATCACCTGCTCCAGCGGAACGAAGTGATTGGGGCGCGCGCGGACGGGAATCCAACGCGGGAGGCTCTTCGGGACCTTCACCCGCGCGAAGCGAATCTCGCCCGTGTCCGGGTCGCGAATCTCGACGGCGAGCGAAATCGAAAGGTTCGAGATGTACGGGAACGGATGACCCGGGTCGACCGCGAGCGGCGTCAACACCGGGAAAATCTGCGACTCGAAGTATTCGTCGATTTCGCCCCACTCGGCCGCCGTCAGATCGCGCACGCCGAGAAGACGGATGTCGTGGCGAGCGGCCTCGTCGAGAAGCGACGTGAGGCATCCGCGCTGCATCGCGCTCAGGCGTGCGACCTCGGCGTCGATCGCGTCGAGCTGCTCCTGCGGCGTCAGACCGTCGGCCGGCTTCTGGACGACGCCTGCCGCCACCTGGCGGCGGAGGCCGGCGACGCGAACCATGTAGAACTCGTCGAGGTTCGCGCTGAAGATCGCGAGGAACTTGACGCGCTCGAGCAGCGGAACGCGCGCGTCGAGTGCCTGCTGCAGCACTCGCGCGTTGAACGCCAGCCAGCTGAGTTCTCGATTGAGGAACAGCGAGGAGGGACGAACGTCGATCATGGGTTCAGCTTGGGAAAAAAAAGGGGGGCGCTGGGCTGCCGCCCCCCTTTGTACTTACCCCGCTCCGGCCAGGGGTGGCCAGAGGAATCTGTGATGTTGAACGTCACGTTGGAGTCACGTTTCCGGATGTTGAAAAGGTACTGGCAACATTCGGACCGAGCAGCGTGAGCAGTCACCGTGTGCGCCCCGGCGCCGGACTCAGTGGCATAATTCATTGCCTGCAAGCCACTTAAGCGGCAGCTTTGGCCCCAAACGGCTACAGTTTCACGAACTCGGCGAGGAGTAGATAGAGGACCGACGCCATCCCCGCTGAGGCCGGTATCGTGAGCACCCAGGCCCATACGATCCGGCCGGCGATTCCCCACCGTACCGCCGACGCGCGCTGAGTCGCGCCGACTCCGACGATCGATCCCGTGATCGTGTGCGTAGTGCTCACCGGGATTCCAAAGTGGGTCGCGATCAGGATCGCGGTAGCGCCTCCGGTCTCGGCGCAGAAGCCGCTCACCGGACGGAGCTTGGTGATCCGCTGCCCCATCGTGTGCACGATGCGCCAGCCGCCGAAGAGCGTGCCGAGCGAGATCGCCGTGTAGGCACCGAGCTCGAGCCAGTGCGGGATCGTATTGTTGTTCGGCAGATAGAGCGCATGGAGCCAACCCGTCTGCGTGGCGAAGCTCGCGTGGACCGAGACGAGGAGCCCGACGACGACTCCCATCGTCTTCTGCGCGTCGTTCCCGCCGTGCGAGTACGACAGCAGCGCCGAGCTGGCGAGCTGCGCCGCGCGAAAGAACCGATCGACGCGCGACGCCGACACGCGATGGAAAATCCAGAATATGAGTACCATGAACACGTAGCCGGCGAGCATGCCGAGCAGCGGGGACACGACGATGAACGACAGCGTCTGCACCCACTTCGTGCCCCAGGTGATCGCCCCCGCGCCGGCGCGTGCCACCGCGGCTCCGGCGTAACCGCCGATGAGCGCGTGCGACGAGCTCGATGGAATCCCGAAGTACCAGGTGATGAGGTTCCAGGCGATCGCGCCGAGCAGCCCGGCGAGAATCACGTTCGGGTTGACGATGCTCTGCTCGATCATTCCGCCGCCGACCGCTTTGGCGACGGCGAGCGATCCCGTGAACGCGGCGGCGAAATTGAAGATGGCCGCCCAGACGACGGCGGCGAGCGGGCTGAGGACTCGCGTCCCGACGATCGTGGCGATCGAGTTCGCCGAGTCGTGGAAGCCGTTGCTGAAATCGAAAATGAACGCGATCAAAATGATCGCGACGACGTAGGCGATCACGGGGTCTCGCGGGGAGAGCGGCGCGTCATCCGTTTTTCAGCGAGATGCTCTGAAGCACCTGCGCCACGCCCATGCAGCTGTCGATGGCACCCTCGAGCGTGTCGTACATGTCCTTCCACTTGAGTACGTCGAGCGGATTCGGTTCTCCCGAGAACAACGCGCCCATCGCCTCGTGGTACACGGAGTCACCTTCCTCCTCGAGGTGCTTGATCAGGGCGACGTGCTGATTCACCGTCGGCGGACGACGCATCTCGGCGACTGCCGCTTGGATTTCAGTGGTGGCGCGGACGAGCACGCCGCTCAGCTGGCGGGCCGGCGGCAACACGTCGGCGATGTGGAGCATCTCGAATCGCCGCGCGGTTCCGTCGATCAGGTCGATTACGTCGTCCAGCCGGGTCGCCAGCATATGAATGTCTTCGCGGTCGATCGGCGTAATGAAGCTCTTGTCGATCCGCTGATTCACCGTCGCGGTCAGGAGGTCGGCCTTATGCTCGACGTCTTTGATCGCCCTCACGTGGTCGTGCACGTGAACCACGTCGCCGAACAACGTGTCGAGCATGCGCGCCGTCGTAACGAGGTGAGCAGCGAGTTGATCGAACAGCTCGAAGAACTCGTCGTCTCGCGGAAGCAGCCGGCCGAGCATGGGTGGACGGGTGGACGGGGTGGATGGGTGGACCGGTGAGAAGCGGCCGGCCCAGGCGGACGTGTAGCGGACGCGTCACGCCGAGTCTGTTCCGCCCCGAACTTACCGCGGCCGGGAAACCCCGGAAACCCATGCCGGGGTCGGCCGCGTCAAGCGCTCCGCAGGGTCCACTGTTCCTCGCTCCGGATGCGATTCCGCTCGGCCACGAGGTCCGGGTTCTCGAAGAGCTTGATCAGGAGCATCCCTGCAATGAAGCCGCCGATGTGAGCCCAAACCGCCACTCCGCCCGACACGTCCGGCTGGAGCGGCGTCATGTACGCGGTCGCGACCTGGATACCGAACCAGTACAGCAGGACGATCCAGGCAGGAATCCGGAAGACTTTGAAGAAGATGATGAAGATGAACAGCATGTGGACACGAACGCGGGGATAGAGGAGCAGGTACGCTCCCAGCACGCCGGAGATCGCGCCCGACGCGCCCACGGTCGGCGCGGCCGAGGTCGGGTTCAAGAGAACTTGAGTCGCGGCGGCGACCAAACCACAGATCAGGTAGAACGCCAGAAATCGGCCGGGGCCCATGCTGTCTTCGACGTTGTTGCCGAAGACCCAAAAGAAGATCGCGTTGCCGAGGATGTGGCCCCAGCCGCCGTGCAGGAACATCGACGTGAGAGGCGTGAGAATGTTGATGCGGTCGTTGTCGACCACGCACGAGAGTTGGCCGGGAATGATCCAGAATCCGGTGCCCACGGGCACACGGTGAGTCAGCTCCCCGGGGACCATTCCGTAGTTGCAAACGCTCTTCGCCAGGGCAAGCTCGTTCCCCGGAAGTCCCCCTCCCTGCACCAGGAACCAGACCGCGAACATGGTGCCCAGGATGAGCCAGGTCATCACCGGCGTTCGGAGGGTCGGGTTGTCGTCTGAGATCGGGATCATGTGCCTGAGTTGAGTCGCGAAGCGAGATGGCACGACGCTCTGACAGCCCGCTGCCCTCCCCGCTCAATCGCTATTGCCAGAGACCTGCCAAGTTGGCGTAGGAACTGGGTCCCGCATTTGCCTTCAACCACGGCGTTCACGGCAGGCGAAATCTGGTCTGCCACAACCCGGTACTCGAAGAGGAAGCAATGGCCGACAAAGTCATTGGAATCGATCTCGGTACGACGAACTCCGTCGTCGCGGTCATGGAAGGCGGAGATCCGATCGTGATTCCGAACGCCGAAGGCGGTCGGACCACGCCATCGGTCGTCGGCTTCACGAAGGACGGCGAACGTCTCGTCGGCCAGGTCGCCAAGCGTCAGGCGGTTACCAACCCGCAGAACACCGTTTTTTCGATCAAGCGCTTCATGGGCCGCAGGATGGCCGAGGTCCCCGACGAGATCAAGCGTGTCCCGTACAAAGTGGTATCGGGTCCCGGTGATCTCGCCGTCGTCGAAGTCCAGGGCAAGCGATACACGCCGCCCGAGATCTCCGCCATGATTCTGCAAAAGATGAAGCAGACCGCCGAGGACTACCTTGGACACTCGGTCTCCAAGGCTGTCGTGACGGTCCCCGCGTACTTCAATGACGCGCAGCGGCAGGCGACGAAGGACGCCGGCAAGATCGCCGGTCTCGACGTCCTTCGCATCATCAACGAGCCGACGGCGGCCGCGCTTGCCTACGGCCTCGACAAAAAGAAAGACGAGAAGGTCGCCGTGTTCGATTTGGGCGGCGGCACGTACGACATCTCCGTTCTCGAGCTCTACGACGTCGAGGGCTCCCGCCAATTCGAGGTGAAATCCACGAACGGCGACACGCACCTCGGCGGCGACGACTTCGACCAGCGCGTGATCGACTGGATCGTCGGCGAGTTCAAGCGTGATCAGGGGATCGACCTCTCGAAGGACCCGATGGCGCTCCAGCGCCTGAAGGAGGCCGCCGAGAAGGCCAAGATGGAGCTTTCCTCCACGATGTCGACCGACATCAATCTGCCCTTCATAACGGCGGATCAGTCGGGACCTAAGCATCTCAACTATACGCTCACCCGCGCCAAGCTCGAGCAGCTGGTCGACGACCTCGTCCAGCGCACGATCGAGCCGATGAAGAAGGCGCTCAAGGACGCCGGCCTCGAGCCCAAGGACATCGACGAGGTCATTCTCGTCGGCGGTTCGACGCGCATGCCCAAAATCCAGCAGGTCGTCAAGGACTATTTCGGCAAGGAGCCGAACCGTTCGGTGAACCCGGACGAAGTCGTGGCGATCGGCGCGGCGATTCAGGGCGCGGTGCTCACCGGCGAGCAGAAGGACGTGCTGCTGCTCGACGTCACGCCGCTTTCGCTCGGCATCGAAACGCTGGGCGGCGTCACGACCGTGCTCATTCCGCGCAACACGACGATCCCGACGAAAAAGTCGGAGACGTTCTCCACCGCCGACGACAACCAGACGACGGTCGAGATCCACGTGCTGCAGGGCGAGCGCGACATGGCGCGGGACAACCGCACCATCGGCAAGTTCCAGCTCACCGGTATTCCACCCGCTCCGCGCGGCATGCCGCAGATCGAGGTCACGTTCGACATCGACGCGAACGGCATCTTGCACGTGTCGGCCAAGGACAAAGCGACGAGCAAGGAGCAGAAGATTCGCATCGAGGCGTCGAGCGGTCTCTCCGACAACGACATCGATCGCATGGTGAAGGACGCCGAAAAGAACGCGACCGAGGACAAGAAGCGCCGCGAGGAGATCGACGCCCGCAATCGTCTCGACAGCATGACGTACGAAGTCGAGAAGAACGCCAAGGAGTGGTCGGAGCGGCTGCCGGCCGAGCTCAAAACGAAGCTCGACGCGGCGGTCGAGCGGGCGCGCAAGGCGATCCGCGGGGATGATGCGAACGAGATCCGCGCGGCGCAGGAGGAGTTGAGCCGCGCGTACAGCGAGGCTGGCCAGTCGTTCTATGCTCAGAACCAGGCGCCCCCGGGGGGCCCACCGGGCGGCGAAGGCGGTCAGGGTGGCGAGCCGGGACCGACCGGCTCAACTTCGACAGGTGGGAAACCGCAGGAAGACGTCGTCGAAGCGGACTACGAGATCGTGGACGAGAGCAAAAAGTAGCTTTCATCCGTAAAGTTTTTGTGGTGAACCGGCTCGCGGAGAAACCGCGAGCCGGTCACGCGTGTCATTAGGACGAAGGGCCGACCAGAGCAGCCGAGGGCGCTCGAAACTTGCACGACCTCGGCGGGTAGGACCCATATCACACTCTTTTCTCGCAGGTAGATCTGACTTATGACAAGTCGCGTCTCTCGCGCACGCTTCAGTGCCGCCGTCGTGGTGGCGTTTTTCTGCGGGCTGATCTTTGCGTCGGGTTTCGACCTCACGCACTTCAGTTGGGCGCAGGGGCGCGCCGGTTCGTCGGGCGCGGCTGCGAAGCCGAGTGCGTCGCAGGTCGCCCCCGCCGTCGACCTCGAGTCGGCGTTCGAGGCGGTCGCCGACCACGCGCGACCGGCGGTGGTTTCGATCGACATAGAGAAGTTCGCGAAAGCGAAGCCCGCGGTTCGCCAAACGCGGCCGCGCGGACAGGGACAGCTCCCGCCGGGCATGGAGCAGTTCTTCCGTCAGTTCAGCGACCCGAACGCGCCGCCGGATGACACGCCGGAAGAGGCGAGCGGTTCCGGCTTCATCGTTTCGGAAGACGGATACATCCTCACCAACAACCACGTCGTCGCCGACGCGGACCGCGTGAACGTCACGCTGTTCGACAAGCGCGTATTCCCGGCCAAGGTGATCGGCCGCGACTCGACGACCGACGTCGCGGTGATCAAGATCGACGCGGGCAACAGCCTTCCGTATGTGTCGCTCGGCGACGATTCGAAGGCGCGCGTCGGACAGTGGGTGCTGGCGATCGGCAATCCGTTGACGCTCGACTTCACCGTCACCGCGGGCATCGTGAGCGCCAAGGGCCGCAAGGCGACCGGTTTGCTCAACCCGAACGGACAGAATCCGTACGCGATCACCGACTACATCCAGACTGACGCGGCGATCAACCCCGGCAACTCCGGCGGTCCGCTGCTCAACATCCGCGGCGAAGTGATCGGCATCAACAGCGCGATCGCGAGCGGAACGGGCCGCTACGAGGGCTACGGCTTCGCGATTCCGATCACGCTGGCCAAGCAGGTGATGGATGACCTCGTGAAGTTCGGCAAAGTGCGCCGCGCGGTCGTCGGCGTCGTGCTCGGCGAAGTGAGCCCGGCCGACGCGAAGGCGGCCCGCCTGACCCAGGTCGGTGGCGCGCTCGTCGGCGATTTCAACCCGGCGAAGGACAGCCCCGCCGAGAAAGCCGGCATCCAGATCGGTGACGTCATCATCGCCGCC
The Gemmatimonadaceae bacterium DNA segment above includes these coding regions:
- a CDS encoding anion permease — protein: MIAYVVAIILIAFIFDFSNGFHDSANSIATIVGTRVLSPLAAVVWAAIFNFAAAFTGSLAVAKAVGGGMIEQSIVNPNVILAGLLGAIAWNLITWYFGIPSSSSHALIGGYAGAAVARAGAGAITWGTKWVQTLSFIVVSPLLGMLAGYVFMVLIFWIFHRVSASRVDRFFRAAQLASSALLSYSHGGNDAQKTMGVVVGLLVSVHASFATQTGWLHALYLPNNNTIPHWLELGAYTAISLGTLFGGWRIVHTMGQRITKLRPVSGFCAETGGATAILIATHFGIPVSTTHTITGSIVGVGATQRASAVRWGIAGRIVWAWVLTIPASAGMASVLYLLLAEFVKL
- a CDS encoding DUF47 family protein encodes the protein MLGRLLPRDDEFFELFDQLAAHLVTTARMLDTLFGDVVHVHDHVRAIKDVEHKADLLTATVNQRIDKSFITPIDREDIHMLATRLDDVIDLIDGTARRFEMLHIADVLPPARQLSGVLVRATTEIQAAVAEMRRPPTVNQHVALIKHLEEEGDSVYHEAMGALFSGEPNPLDVLKWKDMYDTLEGAIDSCMGVAQVLQSISLKNG
- a CDS encoding rhomboid family intramembrane serine protease, translated to MIPISDDNPTLRTPVMTWLILGTMFAVWFLVQGGGLPGNELALAKSVCNYGMVPGELTHRVPVGTGFWIIPGQLSCVVDNDRINILTPLTSMFLHGGWGHILGNAIFFWVFGNNVEDSMGPGRFLAFYLICGLVAAATQVLLNPTSAAPTVGASGAISGVLGAYLLLYPRVRVHMLFIFIIFFKVFRIPAWIVLLYWFGIQVATAYMTPLQPDVSGGVAVWAHIGGFIAGMLLIKLFENPDLVAERNRIRSEEQWTLRSA
- the dnaK gene encoding molecular chaperone DnaK, producing MADKVIGIDLGTTNSVVAVMEGGDPIVIPNAEGGRTTPSVVGFTKDGERLVGQVAKRQAVTNPQNTVFSIKRFMGRRMAEVPDEIKRVPYKVVSGPGDLAVVEVQGKRYTPPEISAMILQKMKQTAEDYLGHSVSKAVVTVPAYFNDAQRQATKDAGKIAGLDVLRIINEPTAAALAYGLDKKKDEKVAVFDLGGGTYDISVLELYDVEGSRQFEVKSTNGDTHLGGDDFDQRVIDWIVGEFKRDQGIDLSKDPMALQRLKEAAEKAKMELSSTMSTDINLPFITADQSGPKHLNYTLTRAKLEQLVDDLVQRTIEPMKKALKDAGLEPKDIDEVILVGGSTRMPKIQQVVKDYFGKEPNRSVNPDEVVAIGAAIQGAVLTGEQKDVLLLDVTPLSLGIETLGGVTTVLIPRNTTIPTKKSETFSTADDNQTTVEIHVLQGERDMARDNRTIGKFQLTGIPPAPRGMPQIEVTFDIDANGILHVSAKDKATSKEQKIRIEASSGLSDNDIDRMVKDAEKNATEDKKRREEIDARNRLDSMTYEVEKNAKEWSERLPAELKTKLDAAVERARKAIRGDDANEIRAAQEELSRAYSEAGQSFYAQNQAPPGGPPGGEGGQGGEPGPTGSTSTGGKPQEDVVEADYEIVDESKK
- a CDS encoding trypsin-like peptidase domain-containing protein is translated as MTSRVSRARFSAAVVVAFFCGLIFASGFDLTHFSWAQGRAGSSGAAAKPSASQVAPAVDLESAFEAVADHARPAVVSIDIEKFAKAKPAVRQTRPRGQGQLPPGMEQFFRQFSDPNAPPDDTPEEASGSGFIVSEDGYILTNNHVVADADRVNVTLFDKRVFPAKVIGRDSTTDVAVIKIDAGNSLPYVSLGDDSKARVGQWVLAIGNPLTLDFTVTAGIVSAKGRKATGLLNPNGQNPYAITDYIQTDAAINPGNSGGPLLNIRGEVIGINSAIASGTGRYEGYGFAIPITLAKQVMDDLVKFGKVRRAVVGVVLGEVSPADAKAARLTQVGGALVGDFNPAKDSPAEKAGIQIGDVIIAADGKLVDQVSTLQRIIRGHKPGDVVDLEVVRYGEKKDFKVKLAEPPSDTKVAADEEENSAPVRPTGNTGRSNDKLGVTVDAIPQDFLQESKLQQQYRSGLFVAAVSGRGPAFRSLFPNDIILKEMAPAQRDIHTAEDLQAAVGSLKPGEVVQFKVCANPDPRTGSCQTRIVSIQIQ